The sequence CCGAAATAGATACACCAAAAGATAGAAATAGTCGTCCAGGATGTTTTCCAAAAATAGTAGAAATTCAGATTTAGTTTATTAAGCATCTATTGTCACTCCTTCATTAGTTAAGTAAACAAATAATTCCTGTAATGAAACTTTTTGGAACGATAACCCTGCAGTGGTCCTTATTTGATCCTGGTATAGCACAACAGTTTTCTTGCCTAATAAAGTGGTGGAGTGTATGATGTTTTTTCCTATAGTTACTTGATCGACCGTTTTGGCAGGTCCGCTAACTAATGTGTGATTTTGTTCCAGACTTTCAGCGGTTTCATGTAATAATAATTTACCTTGTTTTAGGATGACTACTTCTTCGAATAATTTACTTACTTCGTCGATTAGATGAGTAGAAAGAATGATAAGTCTAGGATTCTCTTGATAGGATTCCAATAATAAATCATAAAAAGTAGAACGAGAAGAGGCATCTAATCCAATATATGGTTCATCGAAGATTGTAATTGGTGCATTGCTTGCTAATCCAACAATGATGCCTAAAGCTGAATACATTCCTTTTGACAAGGTTTTTACTTTTTGATTAGGTTTCAATCGAAATAAATTTCGTAATCGTTCGGCATATTCATGGTCCCAATATGGATAAAACATCGATGAAATTTTTAGTATATCCCGGACTTTAAATTTGTCATGGAAATTATTACTTTCCATAATCAGGCATATTTCTTTCGTTAAGGTGTGTTGATTAAATGGGGTAATGTCATTGATGGTAAGTTTTCCGCTGGTCTGTTGAAAATGACCAGCTAATAAGCGAAGCAGAGTAGTTTTGCCTGCGCCATTATTTCCTAGAAGTCCAATGATTTTCGGTCCGTCAATCGTTACATTTAATTGACTAAGGGCATGCTCACTCCGATAATTTTTAGTCAAATTAGTTGCTTTTATTATCATTTTCCATTTCCTCCTTAATCCAAGCAATTAATTGTGTTGAATTAAATTCTATTCTGTTGGCTTCTTGCAGCATTGGCTTAACAAATTGCTCATAAAATCGTTGCTTACGTTTAGCAAGAACAATTTGGGTAGCTTCTTCTGAAACGAACATACCGACACCTCGTTTCTTGTAGATGATCGATTGATCGACTAACAGATTAATACCTTTAGCTGCTGTGGCAGGGTTGATCTGATAATGTTTGGAGAATTCATTAGTTGAGGGTATCTTCGTGTGAGCAGTTAACTCTCCGTCAATAATGCTGGTTTCAATCATTTCTGCTATCTGTAAAAAAATAGGTTGGTCTTCCTTCAATCGGTCTGTCAATGTTTGGTTCACCACCTCATGGGTTCGTTAGTCATGTAATTAACTATAGAACATAAAGGGAAGAATTGCAAGCCTATTTTGAGAAAATTTTATCACGGTGCTAACCGTCTGTAAGACTCTCACTGCTAGCTTCGAGTATCACAAAGAAGCTAAGTGGGTGTAAATAGACGCTAACACTCTGAAAAGTTTCGCTAATGATCAGTGGGGATCAAAAACCCCCGCTGATCAAAGTCTCACTTTAAAAATCATGGAGGCAAATGGCGTGGAAAGCAACAAAAACCCATAAGAAAAACCGGGCATAAACCACCCGGTCCTAGTTGACTTCATTAATAAACAACTTCCTATAATATGGATTATGTCAACTAAGGCTATATGGCAAAACGGTCATTTTGAAATATTTTATCTGCGTTGCAAAGCTCCGGAAATAGGCTCCGCTAATGGGAAGTACTACACGATTGGAACAGCTAGAAGCAGTGGTGCTAAGCAATGTATTACATCAATTATGGTGTAAATCTTGCAGATAGTGCTTCATATCCTAGCTGTCGCATAAATTGTGGAGCTATACATCAGCGGAGGCCAACTACGGAGACTCCCGCGGGATTGTGCAGGTGCTGGAGATCCACTTTGTGAAGCGTTCTTCTTCACAAAGTTAGCTCCAGCCGTGCCCCGCAGGACGCGGAGTGGTTGGACGGAGCGGTATCCCAACACATTAAATATCTCAATATGGATGCTTGGCTAGAGATGGCTAGTTTACATAATCCATATTATAGGAACCTATCTTCCTATTCAGCATGATTACTTCTACGACTGTACTTATATACTTTCTTTGCTTATAAGAAAAGCCGGACATAACCTCGTCCGGCCCTAACTAACATATTATAAGAACCTTTTTCCTATCCGAAAAACCCTGTCTCTCATGTGTCGAGAGGACAGGGCTTTTTGGATGTTTATCACGGTGCTAATCGTCAGTAAGACTTCCGCTGCACGCTTCGAATATCACAAAGAAGATAAGTGGGGGTCAAAAACCCCCACTTATCAAAGTCTCACTTTATTTGTTTACTTCTTAATCTTCCATCATCTTTTTCCGTTCATTCTCTTCATTTAAGAAATTCAGGAAAGTCTGCAATCCCATTTTTGGGTGTGATTTGATCAGTGAAATATAATCCTTCTTTTTGTAGTCATTTACATGATTGCTCTTTTCAATCCTTGATACGATATGCTCCATTTCTAATTCTCTAATTTTTTTCTTGATATGCTTTGATTCTTTATATAAAGCCAATCCTACTGCAGCCATTAGAGCATAGACGATGACAATAGCTACCATGCCGTTGTCAAACCCACCGAAGAATAAGAAGAAAATTAAATTCAAGATCGAGATCAACAATAAAGGCATTGCAAACATCATATATCTAGCATTCTTTTTCATTAAAGGACCTATTTTATTAAAAAGTTTCTCTAATTCTATCTTCATAAATGACGGTACATCCTTTGTAAAAAACGAAAACATGTTGAAAACCTCCTTGATCCAGTTTTACATGACATGAAATACCTATAAAACATAAAGTCTTTCTATACTATATTATATGTGGAGGCAGTTATGAACGTCAAATCTTTGATTTTCTGTCAATCATTGATTTATCATGTACAAAGGAGGCGATAGAATGAGATTAGCGTTTATTTCAGATATTCACGGAAATGCAGAAGCATTAAAAGCAGTCCTCGATGACATGGAAGCAAAGCAAGTCGATCGCATCGCGGTTTTGGGGGATATTGCCTATAGAGGACCTCAGCCTGCTGAATCTATTGAATTAATCCGTTCACTAAATACAGACGTTATTAAAGGCAATGCAGATGAATGGGTTGTGCGAGGAATCCGTGAAGGTGAAGTCCCTTCAAAGGCAAGAGAAACGATGATTCAGGAACAGCAGTGGACATACGAACAGTTGTCGGAAGAACAAATCGATTATTTATCCAATCTCCCTACAGAGTTAGTAATAGAAGAAGAAGGTATACGACTTCATGCCTTCCATGCAACACCGGATAGCTTATTTAATGTAGTGACTCCACACGCTTCCGATCAGGACCTATTAGAAAAATTAACCGAACGGGAAGATGCGGACATTTATTTATATGGTCATATTCATACGCCGTATCAGCGAAACGCACAAGGGAAAACGATTATTAATATAGGTAGTGTAGGCTTACCATTTGATCAAATTACAAAAGCATCTTATGTGATTATTGATATCGTGAACGGGCAAGTTCAGACTAGTAATGTTCGTGTTCCTTACGATATCGATAGAGTGTGTCAGCAATATCAAGAAACTGATTATCCAAACAGTGAATTTATGCAAAATATTATTCGCTCTGCCAATAATTAAATGGCCATTCCCAAGTAACCTTTTACTTGGGAATTTTTCATCTGTCTCCATTTAATGATTTTGACATTTTGAAGTGCGTAGTAATGCTCCGAAATTTCTTCTTCTAACAGAGTATGTTTCAGCTCAAAAGTTACTTGTGTTGCTACCTCGTTACAATTACCTAGAAAAGCTTCGTTTGGAATAGGAGAACACTGACTAAAATGTTCATTTTTCAGTGATAGTATTGACTTTTTTTTAGATCCGTTTTACGATTACTGTTAAATCCGCACTAATTTTGTTAACCCCTGTAAATAAATGATTACCCACCCGAGAAGATAGTTCTGAATCAGAGCTGAACCCCATGTAATGGAAGCGTTTTTTTGACAAGTAAAAAGTATAAAAGTCCAGTCATAGAAATAATTAATGCTGAATAAAAAGTTGTATATTAATTACATCCATTAGGACCACGAGTTATTTCCAGTTTTTCTTATTTGGTGTAAACAGACGTTAACACCTTGATAAGTTTCGCTAATGATCAGTGGGGGCAAAAAACTCCCACTGATCAAAGTCTCACTTTATTAACCACTGTACCTATTATATATTTCTAATTAAGAAAGAGGAGCAGTGTTTTGAATGGACGTGTCATCTAAATAGGGAGGGATTATATGTTGAAAAAATTAGCTGTTTTTCTCGTATTCATTATGCTTCTTAGTTTACTACATCCAACCACTTTTTTTATATCCCAACTACATGATACAGGTGAAGTTAACGCTGAAGAAAAGAATATCCAATTGGAAAAATTGGACAGGGGATTAGTCGCAATTGCTGTAGATGAAGGTGTTTTCTTAAGCTGGCGACTTTTGGCAGAGGAAGTGAGTGCCTATTCTGACTATGGTTTACGTGGGACAGATTTTCACGTTTACCGAAATGATCAAAAAATCGCAGCGGTAACCAAAAGTACCAATTACACAGATAAAGAAGGCAATAAAGAAGATCGTTACTATGTTGTCCCGGTGCAAGATGGAGAGGAATTGTCAGAGAAGAGCAAAGAAGTAATAGCTTGGGAGCAAGGTCATTATGATCTTCCTCTGCAAAAGCCGGAAGCTGGAACTACACCTGCAGGGGAATCCTATACCTATCATGCCAACGATATTAGTGTGGGCGATGTGAACGGTGATGGACAGTACGAATATGTTGTCAAATGGCAGCCGTCCAATGCGAAGGACGTCTCACAGAAGGGATACACCGGCAACACATATATTGATACATATACGTTTCAAGGAGAATTATTGTATCGTATTGATTTAGGTGTCAATATTCGATCTGGGGCTCACTACACCCAGTTTCTTGTTTATGATTTTGACGGGAATGGCAAATCAGAACTCATGTTTAAAACGGCACCTGGAACAAAAGTAATTCATTATGAAAACAATGAACGGGTAAGTGAGGAATATATAACGATGCCAGAAGAAGATACTGAAGCGGGCTACAATCATGATGATGATTATCGTATGAATGCGGAGGATTACTATGAATATATAGTCAACATGTTTAAAGGGTGGCATGAACATGAAGAAGTTGTCGCCGAAAATTGGCCAAAAACATTGGAAGAAGCATTTGGAATAGAAAACGAAAAAGCATATCAGTATCCATTGTCAGACCATGATGCACGAGAGTTAGCTGATTATTTTTTTGACGAATATGCACCTTCAAGAAGTGAGCGCAATGACCTTCGTAATTTTGAAGGCTTTGTCTTAACAGGTCCTGAATATTTGACGGTTTTTAATGGAGAATCAGGCAAGGAATTAGATACGGTAGATTACAAGCCTGGCCGTCATGATGATGGTCTGATGTGGGGGGATTATGCTTATTCCAGAATTGAACCAGGAAATCGTGTCGATCGATTTTTAGCGGGAGTTGCTTATCTGGATGGAAAAACACCTTCGGCCATTTTTGCACGTGGCTATTATACGAGAGCTGCTGTAGTTGCGTATGATTTTAACGGTACATCAATAGAAGAAAAATGGACGGCAGACAGCGGATTTCCAACGATGTCTAACCCATTTAACGATAGTCCTCACGGGATGTCAGGCAGAAATGAGGAATTTGCTACTTTAACAACGCAAGGGAATCACCAATTGAGTACTGCAGATGTCGATGACGATGGTAAGCAGGAAATTGTCTATGGTGGTGCCACGCTTGATCATGATGGTTCCTTATTATACAGCTCATTTGAAACCTTACCGGAAGGAAGCAGTAACCCTGGTGAAGAAGCACGGCTGGGGCATGGAGATGCTTTGCATGTTGCAGATATTAACCCGGATCGTAGCGGTTTGGAAATCTATTCTGTTTTTGAAGGAAGCAGTTCTGCTCCATATGGCTTTGCATTAAGAGATGCTGCAAATGGTGAGGTTATTTATGGTGAATATACAGGCCGTGATACAGGCAGAGGCATGATAGGTGATATTATCCGTGGAAAACGCGGTCTGGAAACTTGGGCTACCGATTTACGTTCAGCGGATGGGGAAGTAATAGCTGCAAGCGGTTCAGGTACGAACATGAATATTAAATGGTCAGCAGACATGGCTACACAGATCATTCAGGGATCTGGTGATGGAGTGGTAACAATAGAAGATGTGGAGAAAGGCACACAACTGACTGCTGACAATTCCCGGACGAATAATGGTACGAAAGGAAATCCATCCCTTGTTGCAGACATCGTTGGTGACTGGCGAGAGGAATTAGTATTGCGTACAACCGATAGTAATGCTTTGCGGATTTTTGTTAGCACAGAAGAAACGAACCGTAAATTGTATACATTAATGCAGGACATCCAATATCGGACAGGTATTGCTTGGCAAAATGTTGGATATAATCAGCCGGCTTATCCAAGTTTCTATTTGGCATCTGATATTGATTGGGATAAAGTAAACGTTCCAAACAAATCGAAATTAGCTTATGTTGAAGAAGAAGCACCAGCTATTGATCTATCTGCATTAACATCTTTAATAGAGGATGCGAAAGCTATTTCTAATGAGTATCAGACATATACGAAAACTTCTTATCAGGCTTTGCAGCAAGCAATTGACCAAGCAGAGCAAGACCTTGATACAATCGTGACTGAATCTGAGCTGAATACAAGTGTCCAGAAACTCCAGGAAGCTATTGATCAGCTTGAAGAATTAGTCGAATTGGGAGAAGGATATTATTTTGATTTTGGTTCAGAAGGTTCACCACTGGCAAATGGATACAAACGTGTTACCGATCAATTAGTATACGGTGATGAATTGGGATATGGTTTTAAAGAGGGTACAGATGGTTTTCGTGATCAAGAAAAGAAAAATGATTTGTTACGTGATTTCATTCTTACCAACCAAAAAGAATTTATCACCGACTTGGAAGATGGAATGTATGACGTCCGAATTATTACTGGTGCAGAATTAGATTCGAATACTACCAGCTTTACATTAGAAGAAGGAGAGATTCGAGGTGGAGAGAGATCTGCAGCAGGAGAATTTCTCACATATGAGGAAACGGTTGAAGTAACCGATGGCCAGTTAAATATTTATTTTGAAGGTGAATGGGCTCGTGTAAATGGGGTAGAGATTGTAAGTACAGATGATTATCAACGCAAATTTGATTTTGGCTCTGATTCAAGCCCTGTACAGTATGGACAAATTCAAGTAGCGAACTCGTTGATCTATACAGAAGAGCTGGGATATGGTTTAGATCAAACGGTAGATGAAAGAGATCGAGGTGAGCCTGATCATCTTCGCAGGGACTTTGTGATCGGAGAGGATTATCAGTTTAAGGTTGACCTCCGAAATGGAATATACCGATTGAAAACCATAACTGGAGACAACATAGCATCAAACCGTACTAGTTTTAAGGTAGAAGGAACGGAAATTAAGGACGCGGTATCCTCAGGACAAGGGGAATTTGCAGAGTTTGAAACATATGCCTATGTAAAGGATGGTCAGTTGAATCTAGGTATAGCAGAGCGTATAAATGGCTTGGAAATCTATTATATCGGACCTTTATTGGATAAAACGGACTTAGAATCGATGTTAGCTGAAGCGAAGCAAATTTCCAACGACGATCATTCCTACAGTGGAGAGAGTTTCATAGTCTTAAAACAGGCAATTGAGAATGCTGAATTGGTGTTAGAATCTGCAGTCAAACAGGAAGAAATGGAAGCTGCTCTCACCGCATTATCAGAAGCAATAATAAATCTGAAAGAACCAGCACAAGTATTAGAAACAAAAGAATTACAAGCTCTTCTAACAGAAGCACAATTGATCGATAACGTGGATCAATTATATACGGAGGACAGCTTTGCATTACTCACTGCTACTATCGAACAAGCAGAGAAGGCGTTAGAAACTGCTATCCATCAAACAGAAATTGACAAGGCATCAGCAAGTTTGAAAGATGCAATCGATCGTCTGGAAGAAACGGTTCCTTCACAAATAGATGCATCCGTTTTACAAGAATTACTGAATTCGGCAAAAGGGTATACGAATGTGGAGGAAGTGTATACTGATGCATCCTTTGCTTCATTAACTGAGGTAATTACTGGTGTAGAGCAGTTACTAAACGATGCCAAAACACAGCAAGAGATCGATCAAGCTGTTACGTTGCTTAAAGAAGCGATTAATCAATTAGAAGTGGTGGAGAATGAAACTTATGTCATTAATGATCTTAATCAAACAGACAAACAAGATTATATTTATGACTATCCAAAAGCAAATGATTATTTTAACATCAAATCGGGCTTTATAAAAAGTATGGAGAAAGATACGTACCTTCAAATTACGAATGGACAAGCAAGTGTTTTGCTCCCGAAGCAACTTATTTTATCAGAAAGTGAAGTAGAGTTTTTCTTTCAAGAGGTAGATGCCAATTTGAAAGAGCAGCATAAAGATGCATTATCCGATTTGATTTCATTTAAATTAGTAGTAGATGGAGAAGAAATCGAGAACTTCGGAAATACTCCAGTGATCGTTTCCCTTGATATAGACTCTGCGCGTGTTACTTCAGAAGAATTATTACGCTTAGTTTATCTAAATAACGATGGGAAGAAAGAGGAGTATTTGAAAGGTCAATATGATACAGACAATCATCAGTTTACGAGTTCTGTAGAGCATTTTAGTATGTATGGTGTCTTCGAGATAACCGAGCAAGCAGTCAACGGCGATACAGAAAACAATCAAGTGGGAACAACTACAGATAGTCGTAATCAAGATACGGGAGAATCATCCTCATTGCCAGAAACAGCGACAAATTTATTTAATTTTTTACTAATAGGTATTGTATTGATAGCCGGAGGTTTATTGATGATCTATCTTTATCGAAGAAAGCTGCAAAGAAATAAATAAGCATTTTAAGCGAAGCTCCACTAAGGTGGGGCTTCATTTATAATACAGTAGGAAAGCATAAAATTTTAGCAATGGAGAAGTGCGACGTAGTGAAAATTTAGGATGAACCGAGTATAAGACCAGACAGTATATATTCATTATAATGAAGTTGAATGACAGAAGATAATCAAGATTTTAAAAATTGGCTTCCTATAATATGGATTATGTAAACAAAGGCTGTATTGCAGAATAGCCATTTTGATATAATTTATTTGCTCAGCAAAGCTCCGGAAATAGGCTCCGCGTCCTGTGGGCACGGCTCCAGCTAGGCTACTACTTGAATTACTTCCTTGCTGCCTTGTGCCGAGGAAGCTCTCTTCGAAGCGATACTTTCAGACGCAGGCACAAACTAAATGGATCTTCAGCTCGCGCTGAGGCATGAGGAGTCTCCGCCTATTTCCTACGCTTAAGGGAAGTGCTACAACGTATGGAACAGCTAAAAGCAGTGGTTCTAAGCATTATGATATTCATTCCATTCCTGTTATATATACAGTGATCAATATGCTACCTCTTACAAAAGTTGTACATTCCCTATCCTAGCGTAGGACAACCACGTAGACTCCCGCGGGACAGGCAGGCGCTGAAGATCCACTTTGTGAAGTGCCCTTCTTCACAAAGTTAGCTTCAGCCGTGCCCCGCAGGACGCGGAGTGGTTGGACGGAGCGGTATCCCAACACATTAAATATCTCAATATGGATGCTTGGCTAGCGATGGCTAGTTTACATAATCCATATTATAGGTAGTTGTATATTAGTTTGTCAGTTAGGTCCGGCTAGAATTTGAATTTTATAATAGCAAAAGTGATCACTTCATGATAATAGCCGGCTTATTGTTATATACGAGAGGTGACTAGTGAGGGAGGAGGGGTTTTGCCTGTTTCATCAATAGAAATAGGTGTTGACAATCTGATAGAATCATGAGATTATAATGTTGCGTTCTTTATAAAGTATTAATGGTTTGTTATAATGTGTTGGATGTTTTTTTATTTGCATGTTTTGTTCGTTATAATGAATTTGATGAGGGATATAAAATGAGAAGCAAAAAAAGAATACGACATAATAACAAACGTTTTCAATATACGATAGTTACCTTGGTATTATTTCTATTGCTGTCGATTGGGCTTGCTTGGGGTGAAGCACCAACCTCACCGTTACACCAGGCCACAGCAAAAATACTGGTAGAATCAGACGATAGTCAAGCAATTAGTAATCTTGCTGTCATGCTGTCTGGTCAGGCTATGCTTGCCAAATTAGTTAAAGAATTGCAACTTCCATACACGGTCCATGAGCTGGAAGAAAAGGTATCTGTTCAAATAGTGGCTGATGCACAAGTACTGCGTATATCAGTAATAGATAATAAAAGCAATCAGTCACAGTTGATCGCTAACACATTAGCACGCTTGGCAAAAAATGATCTTGCTACGGTATTAAATATTGAAAGCGTACAATTATTATCGAGTGCTGCGAAAGACGTTGATCAATAGTCAGCACTATATTTTTTGGTTTGACTGTTCTTTAAAATGAACAATAAGTGCCGGAATGGAGGAGAAAGAAAAAATGATGGAGAATGCTTTGCGAATTCTTCACGTGGTTGATCGCCTTGATCACGGTGAAATAGCAACGATGATTTTAGATGTGTATCGAAACATTGATCGAAATAAAGTACAATTTGATTTTTTAACTACGACAGAAGGTGAATTGGATGAAGAAGTCCGAACATTAGGGGGGCATCTCTATCGAATATCGTCACTAAGGGAAGTTGGCTGGAAAGAATACAAGCAGAGCTTACGGCAATTTTTTAAAGGGCACCGTTTTTATATTATAACGCACTGTCATTTAGATCAATTAAATGCGTTCCCTTTAATAGAAGCGATGCGAGTCGGTATTCCAGTTCGAATAGCACACAGTCACGATACAGGGGCGCAACTGAAGGGCGAGCGTAAATGGGTTTATTCCTTGAGTGGGCGACTAGTACCAGTCGTTGCCACCCATTATTTTGCCTGTTCGAAGGAAGCAGCGAAATGGTTATTTAAACATAAGGCCAAAGAAGCAAGCGTTATTCACAATGCGTTCGATTTAGACCAAATCTCTTTTTCCGGTTCAGCGAGAAAACAAGTTCGTCAAGCATTAAAAGTCAAACAGAGTGATTTTGTTATCGGTCATGCAGGAGCATTTAGTCTGCAAAAAAATCATGCTTTTCTGATCGATCTTTTTGTAGGATTTAGGCGCAAAATTCCGCAAACTAAGCTGGTTTTAGTTGGGGATGGTCCAGTAAAGGGAGCGATATTAGAAAAAATAAAACAATACCGATTACAGGATTTTGTCGAAGTGATCAACTGGAGGGAGAATGCAGACAAGTGGATGCATGCATTTGACGTCTTCGTTTATCCTTCCTTGCATGATGGGTTTCCCACTTCGGTTGTAAAGGCTCAACATGCAGGAATACCAACCCTCGCAAGTGATCGTATGTCCCGAGAATTAGATGTAGGTAACAAATTAATTCAGTTTATCCCATTACATGATAAAGCTCGATGGATCGAGTCAATCCATGCTATTCATGAAAAGCAATATCGAAAACCCACAGAAATAACTATCCTGAAAAAGAAGGGTCTCGACATTCACACAGTTGCCAAGAGGGCGGAGAATACCTACTTGGAGCTTCGTGATCAAGGAATCTAAGAGGAGTTGAGGTTGGATAGATGATAGGGAAGAATATAAACCGCATTAGAAAAAAGAAAAATTTAACATTATCTGAATTGGCTGAAAGAGCTGATATTTCCAAATCATACTTAAGTAATATTGAACGCAACCTTAATGATAACCCATCTATACATATTATTGAGAAATTAGCAGATGTATTAGAAGTCGATCTCATTACATTATTAGATGAGAAAAAGCCCCGTACGAAAGATGATCTTATGTGGCAACATTTTATTTCTAAATTAGAGGAATTAGGAATAACTTCATCTGATTTAGACGAATATCGAATTGTTTTTGAATTTATCAAATGGAGAAACGACCAAAAAGAGAAAAAATGAATGGCAGAAGGGGGAGAGAAGATGAAAAGGATATTAATCATAATTGATCCATTCGATCCTGGACTGTCCATCGACCATCAGTTACATTTAATTCGTCGCCATACTGGTTCGGGAGTGAACATCTATTTTAAGCTTTTTGAAAACCATCCAGACTTGCAAGCTGCATTGCAGAAGTTAGGAAAATTGTTGACACCGCTACATTATTCGTTGACCGAATCTGTCCAATTGCCAGCTGAAGAGAAGGATTGGTATTTTTGGTCGAGAGGCCTATCCATCCCTGCTCACATTCGAAAAGCACAATATAATTTTCCATCATTAGCACTTTTGTATTGGCAAAACGTAAAGGATAAACTTACACCAATACAGGAAACGTTTGATGAAGCTATTAGTCTGTCAGATGGACTTACAGCATGCTATGTCGCCCAGCTTGTGAACGCAAAGAAAAAAATATACTATGCACCTGTCCGGAAGCTTGATTATAGTCAGAACTCTTTTCCTGAACTTCGCGAACAAGATCGTCTGTATACATCATCCTT is a genomic window of Gracilibacillus salinarum containing:
- a CDS encoding ATP-binding cassette domain-containing protein; the protein is MIIKATNLTKNYRSEHALSQLNVTIDGPKIIGLLGNNGAGKTTLLRLLAGHFQQTSGKLTINDITPFNQHTLTKEICLIMESNNFHDKFKVRDILKISSMFYPYWDHEYAERLRNLFRLKPNQKVKTLSKGMYSALGIIVGLASNAPITIFDEPYIGLDASSRSTFYDLLLESYQENPRLIILSTHLIDEVSKLFEEVVILKQGKLLLHETAESLEQNHTLVSGPAKTVDQVTIGKNIIHSTTLLGKKTVVLYQDQIRTTAGLSFQKVSLQELFVYLTNEGVTIDA
- a CDS encoding GntR family transcriptional regulator — translated: MTDRLKEDQPIFLQIAEMIETSIIDGELTAHTKIPSTNEFSKHYQINPATAAKGINLLVDQSIIYKKRGVGMFVSEEATQIVLAKRKQRFYEQFVKPMLQEANRIEFNSTQLIAWIKEEMENDNKSN
- a CDS encoding DUF5392 family protein, producing the protein MFSFFTKDVPSFMKIELEKLFNKIGPLMKKNARYMMFAMPLLLISILNLIFFLFFGGFDNGMVAIVIVYALMAAVGLALYKESKHIKKKIRELEMEHIVSRIEKSNHVNDYKKKDYISLIKSHPKMGLQTFLNFLNEENERKKMMED
- a CDS encoding metallophosphoesterase family protein; this translates as MRLAFISDIHGNAEALKAVLDDMEAKQVDRIAVLGDIAYRGPQPAESIELIRSLNTDVIKGNADEWVVRGIREGEVPSKARETMIQEQQWTYEQLSEEQIDYLSNLPTELVIEEEGIRLHAFHATPDSLFNVVTPHASDQDLLEKLTEREDADIYLYGHIHTPYQRNAQGKTIINIGSVGLPFDQITKASYVIIDIVNGQVQTSNVRVPYDIDRVCQQYQETDYPNSEFMQNIIRSANN
- a CDS encoding glycosyltransferase encodes the protein MMENALRILHVVDRLDHGEIATMILDVYRNIDRNKVQFDFLTTTEGELDEEVRTLGGHLYRISSLREVGWKEYKQSLRQFFKGHRFYIITHCHLDQLNAFPLIEAMRVGIPVRIAHSHDTGAQLKGERKWVYSLSGRLVPVVATHYFACSKEAAKWLFKHKAKEASVIHNAFDLDQISFSGSARKQVRQALKVKQSDFVIGHAGAFSLQKNHAFLIDLFVGFRRKIPQTKLVLVGDGPVKGAILEKIKQYRLQDFVEVINWRENADKWMHAFDVFVYPSLHDGFPTSVVKAQHAGIPTLASDRMSRELDVGNKLIQFIPLHDKARWIESIHAIHEKQYRKPTEITILKKKGLDIHTVAKRAENTYLELRDQGI
- a CDS encoding helix-turn-helix domain-containing protein, yielding MIGKNINRIRKKKNLTLSELAERADISKSYLSNIERNLNDNPSIHIIEKLADVLEVDLITLLDEKKPRTKDDLMWQHFISKLEELGITSSDLDEYRIVFEFIKWRNDQKEKK